The proteins below are encoded in one region of Desulfuromonas acetoxidans DSM 684:
- a CDS encoding TGS domain-containing protein: MAANPVNLMARDAGFEPATSASGEDKRFSWLRQMVEWQKEMDDSLAVTTDNHIDLFPEEVYVFTPQGHVRELPKGACPIDFAYAIHGDIGHRCVGAKVNNKMVSLKTELHNGDVVEVLTSPHQNPSKDWLKIVKTSKARNRIRHWVKTQEREKSIEVAHGLLDKELRKYGKSLNRTLNEPVMAEAAKDLGFKEVSELLAAVGYGKLSAGQVISRIVPADQLRSHRSKLSGLGRVINKIRKKPSHSAIRIQGIDDVLVRFAKCCNPLPGDDIVGFITRGHGITVHAADCPHLLETDPQRRVEVEWDEGSVSSRSVRINVYCHDQKGVLAEITSCITKCEANITSARVNASSGSKGLNEFEIDVNNVDHLKEVMAALKALKGVYRVERVRERRG; this comes from the coding sequence ATGGCGGCTAACCCTGTGAATTTAATGGCGCGCGATGCAGGATTCGAACCTGCGACCTCTGCCTCCGGAGAAGATAAGCGCTTCAGTTGGCTGCGCCAGATGGTGGAGTGGCAAAAAGAGATGGACGATTCTCTGGCCGTGACCACCGACAACCATATTGATCTGTTTCCGGAAGAGGTCTATGTCTTTACTCCGCAGGGGCATGTGCGCGAGTTGCCTAAAGGGGCTTGCCCAATCGATTTTGCCTACGCGATCCATGGTGACATCGGTCATCGCTGTGTTGGCGCCAAGGTCAACAATAAGATGGTGTCGCTCAAGACTGAGCTGCACAACGGCGATGTGGTGGAGGTGTTGACTTCACCGCACCAGAATCCGAGTAAGGACTGGCTGAAGATCGTTAAAACATCTAAGGCGCGCAATCGGATTCGCCACTGGGTTAAAACCCAGGAACGGGAAAAGAGTATTGAGGTTGCCCATGGTCTATTGGACAAGGAACTGCGCAAATACGGGAAAAGCCTCAACAGGACATTAAACGAGCCGGTCATGGCGGAAGCTGCCAAAGATCTTGGTTTTAAAGAGGTGTCGGAGCTTTTGGCCGCTGTGGGCTACGGAAAGTTGTCGGCAGGGCAGGTTATCAGTCGTATTGTGCCTGCAGATCAGTTGCGTAGCCATCGCTCTAAGCTGTCTGGTCTCGGACGGGTGATCAACAAAATCCGTAAGAAGCCGTCGCACAGTGCGATCCGTATTCAGGGGATTGACGATGTGCTGGTACGTTTTGCCAAATGTTGCAACCCGCTGCCGGGGGATGACATTGTTGGATTTATCACCCGCGGCCATGGCATTACCGTTCATGCGGCGGATTGCCCGCATCTTCTGGAAACCGATCCGCAGCGTCGCGTCGAGGTGGAGTGGGATGAGGGGTCGGTGTCGTCGCGTAGTGTGCGCATCAATGTCTACTGTCACGACCAGAAAGGGGTGCTGGCGGAGATCACCAGTTGTATCACCAAGTGCGAGGCTAATATTACCAGTGCCCGTGTTAATGCGTCGTCCGGAAGTAAGGGCCTCAATGAGTTTGAAATCGACGTCAACAATGTCGATCATCTCAAAGAGGTGATGGCTGCCCTTAAGGCGTTGAAGGGGGTCTACCGGGTGGAACGGGTGCGTGAGCGGCGTGGATAG